Genomic DNA from Clostridia bacterium:
AAGGAGAGGGGGCGTGGTTCAGTACGCGGACATCGATGGGGAAGTGTACCAGTTCTTCCAGAGCATTCTCCAGGGCCAATTCGTAATAGATACCTGTTCCTTTCGGTAGGGGGGAGAGAAAAACAGCCAGATCAATATCACCGAAAGTCTCCTTATCCTGGAAGGAGCCGTGGAGGTAAGCGAAACTGATTTCCGGCCGGGCAGAAAGCAGTTCTCGGATTTGGCCCACAATTCTTGCCCTTTTGGCAGGAGCCAACCGGTACCGTTGTCTCAGCAACGCCTTCACCTTCCTTTTCACGCCGGAATAGGGCAATTCTTAGCTGGCGGGCAACATTTTAACACAGCCAAATGGTGTCCACCAAAAGAAAAAGACCTTTCATTTTGATTTTACCCCGGCAGTTTATCTCTTCGCCACCAAAGTTGGTAATACCTACCTTTATCATGAGATATCTTGTAAGACTTTCGGTGGCCTTCATCGACCCCAGAAGGGGGATTGCCTGAATAAAGCTCCACTCCCAAGCATATACAATCATCTTAAGTAATTCCAACGTTTGTTATGACTTCTGGCCTTGGCCGATTGCTTCCGCCCCTAAATCGGAAAAACATTAATCGCATCCGGCGGGATATGACAGAAAACTTTGCTGCCTGGCAACAGGGGATGATGATTGTTTTCCCTGGCAGCGACCAGAGCCACCAGCCTTTCGCCTCCATCGACAATTATCCTGGTAAACAACCCTTTGGGGTAGACCGCCAATATTTTTCCTGGCAAGCAGTTCTCAGCTTGTGGCGAAGTGCTCACCAGGATATGTTCTGGCCTGATGGAGAAGTCTACCCGGCCAGTCAAATCCGTCTTAACTTCCAGCAGTGCCTTACCCAGGGAGACGTATTTCTTGCCGTCGCGAACAATGATCTCGCTGGAAAAGATGTTTTCTGCTCCGACAAAGCGGGCTACCGCTGCCATCTTGGGCGAGCTAAAGACTTCTTGGGCTGAACCCACCTGGAGGAGACACCCACGCTCTATTACGCCGATGCGCTCGGCCAGGAAAAGAGCCTCCTCGAAATCATGAGTCACATGAATAGTTAAAGTTCCAGTAATTTGGTGGAGGCGCTTTAGCTCCTGCTGGAGCATTTCCTTGGTACAGGGGTCCAGTGCCGACAGGGGTTCATCCAGCAAAAGAACCTGAGGCTTCATTATTAAGGCACGAGCCAAGGCTACCCGCTGCTGCTCGCCTCCGCTCAAAGTACAGGGAAAACGCGGGAGCAGGTGGGCAATGCCCAGCAGGGTCACTATGTCATCCAGTTCTTTTTTTATCCGCTTTGTAGGCAACCTTCTATTCTTCAGCCCAAAGACAATATTCTCCCTGACGTTTAAATGGGGAAATAAGGCATAATCCTGGTAAACAAAACCAAACCGCCTTTTTTCCGGCGGCCAGGTGGTAATATTTTCTTCGCCCAGCCATATTTCCCCAGCGTCCAAGGAGTGCATGCCGGCAATAACCTCAAGCAGTATGGTTTTGCCGGCACCCGTGGGTCCCAGGATAACAAAGTACTCTCCCGAAAATATCTCCAGGGAGATATTCCGGAGTTGGAAACTGCCTACCCTTTTCGTGATGTGGGATAGCTTAAGGCACTGTCTTGATGCTCGCTCCTTCACAGCCCCGGCACCCGCTCATAAAGTTTTATCCCTGCCTTTTCAAATAAGGCCAGGGAAATTACGGCTATCAGGATCAAGATGGCTGCCGAAGCCATCAGGGCCTCCATATCGCCAGTAGCCATATTCAAATATAGGGATATGGGTAAGGTTTCCGTTTTAAACCTGGTGGCACCAGCCAGCATGAGGACCGCGCCAAATTCCCCAAGAGCTTTGCCCCAGGTAATAATCAGCCCGGCCAGTGCATTATTTCGAATTAAAGGCAAAGTCACCTTTAAAAAAGCCCGGGCTGGGGTACATCCCAAGGTCCTCGCCACATATTCTAGGCGAATGTCTGTGCTTTCAATGGCAGCCTTGAGGACGGTGATCAGGAAAGGGACATTGACAAAAAACTGGGCCAGAATAATCCCCGGCACGGTAAATACAAAACGCAAACCCATCCTAGCCAGGGTTTCACCAAAGGTCGTGGTTCCAAAAAGCAAGAGCAGGCAAACACCGGAGACGATGGGCGGCAGGTTCAAAGGGATTCTTAAAAGATTGGCTATTATACCCTGGCCCGGCAGAGAATAGCGGGCCAGGGTATAAGCTACTGGCATAGCTACCAGCAAGCAGGCAACCGTCGAAACCAGAGACGTAAACAGGCTGAGCTTAACGGCAAAGACCAGCTCCGGCGTCTTTAAGGATGCAGGAATATAAGGCAGGCCCCTTAGCAAGACGGTACCCACGGCAGCTAAAACAAAGAGCACCAAAAGATAAGTGATTAGCACATTGCCCACTCTAAAAAGTTTGGCCACCAAGGTCCCCCCCTGCAACCTTACTTACTGGTTAACCGGCTTATAACCCCATTTGGCCCAGATCTGGTAGGCCGGTGGCGAAACTATAAATTCAGCCAGTTGCTGGGCCAGCTCTTTTTCTTGAGAACAATTAAGGACGGCTACGGGTACGGTTTTGACATAATC
This window encodes:
- a CDS encoding nucleotidyltransferase domain-containing protein, coding for MLRQRYRLAPAKRARIVGQIRELLSARPEISFAYLHGSFQDKETFGDIDLAVFLSPLPKGTGIYYELALENALEELVHFPIDVRVLNHAPSPLSTACFEMESACSKKERTKGRPFRNTLCPYTTTSPRFGSVT
- a CDS encoding ABC transporter ATP-binding protein: MKERASRQCLKLSHITKRVGSFQLRNISLEIFSGEYFVILGPTGAGKTILLEVIAGMHSLDAGEIWLGEENITTWPPEKRRFGFVYQDYALFPHLNVRENIVFGLKNRRLPTKRIKKELDDIVTLLGIAHLLPRFPCTLSGGEQQRVALARALIMKPQVLLLDEPLSALDPCTKEMLQQELKRLHQITGTLTIHVTHDFEEALFLAERIGVIERGCLLQVGSAQEVFSSPKMAAVARFVGAENIFSSEIIVRDGKKYVSLGKALLEVKTDLTGRVDFSIRPEHILVSTSPQAENCLPGKILAVYPKGLFTRIIVDGGERLVALVAARENNHHPLLPGSKVFCHIPPDAINVFPI
- a CDS encoding ABC transporter permease subunit; this translates as MVAKLFRVGNVLITYLLVLFVLAAVGTVLLRGLPYIPASLKTPELVFAVKLSLFTSLVSTVACLLVAMPVAYTLARYSLPGQGIIANLLRIPLNLPPIVSGVCLLLLFGTTTFGETLARMGLRFVFTVPGIILAQFFVNVPFLITVLKAAIESTDIRLEYVARTLGCTPARAFLKVTLPLIRNNALAGLIITWGKALGEFGAVLMLAGATRFKTETLPISLYLNMATGDMEALMASAAILILIAVISLALFEKAGIKLYERVPGL